In one Mucilaginibacter sp. PAMB04168 genomic region, the following are encoded:
- a CDS encoding DinB family protein — protein sequence MKTADKLQQELENIFVGRPWYGTPISTIITQGNWIAAYDKLPGSVHSIAHIMLHMIGWTEEVISRLQGNQASDPARGDWPEPGEGSEQKWQQLVIDLDEANSNLIKAMQALPDNKWDELINDQRGLGEPVTTYKGLIYGFIQHQIYHAGQIALLNRMNHVN from the coding sequence ATGAAAACAGCCGACAAGCTTCAGCAGGAGTTAGAAAATATATTTGTAGGGAGGCCCTGGTATGGTACGCCCATTAGCACCATTATAACACAGGGTAATTGGATAGCCGCTTATGATAAACTGCCGGGGTCGGTGCATAGCATAGCCCATATCATGTTGCACATGATTGGCTGGACCGAAGAGGTGATAAGCCGCCTGCAAGGTAACCAGGCTTCTGACCCTGCCCGTGGCGATTGGCCCGAGCCGGGCGAAGGGTCTGAACAAAAATGGCAGCAACTGGTTATTGATTTAGATGAGGCCAACAGCAATCTGATTAAAGCCATGCAAGCTTTACCCGATAATAAGTGGGATGAACTGATAAACGATCAGCGTGGTTTGGGAGAACCGGTTACCACTTACAAAGGTCTGATATATGGCTTTATACAGCATCAAATTTACCATGCAGGCCAAATTGCTTTATTAAACCGTATGAACCATGTTAATTAG
- a CDS encoding CoA-binding protein — MLISEKKTLILGATPDSSRYAYLAANRLVRTGHPIVNVGIKKGEVAGVPIEKAEEIHSDIDTITLYVGPHNQPPLYDYILATNPKRIIFNPGTENPELRRLARERGIETLSACTLVMLSTGEY; from the coding sequence ATGTTAATTAGCGAGAAGAAAACACTGATACTGGGTGCCACACCCGATAGTAGCCGATATGCTTACCTGGCGGCCAACCGTTTGGTGCGCACCGGACATCCCATAGTTAATGTAGGTATTAAAAAAGGAGAAGTAGCAGGCGTGCCTATAGAAAAGGCCGAAGAGATACACAGTGATATTGATACTATTACCTTATATGTAGGTCCGCATAATCAGCCTCCTTTATACGACTATATTCTAGCCACTAACCCTAAACGCATCATTTTTAACCCTGGCACCGAAAACCCGGAGCTACGCCGGCTTGCCCGTGAGCGGGGCATAGAAACCTTGTCGGCCTGTACGCTGGTGATGCTGAGCACAGGGGAATATTAA
- a CDS encoding LemA family protein, producing the protein MKKLFSAILFITVAMSFSSCGYNSMVKLDEDTKAKWGAVQSQYQRRADLIPNLVATVKGVANFEKSTLVEVTEARAKATSIQVDPDKLTPENVQKFQQAQGQLSTALGRLLVASENYPTLRANDNFTALQGQLEGTENRISVARMDFNTSVQAYNSKLRTFPNNLTAKMFGFTPKGYFEAEANAQSAPKVQF; encoded by the coding sequence ATGAAAAAATTATTTTCAGCCATCCTGTTTATTACGGTAGCCATGTCATTTAGTTCATGTGGTTATAATAGTATGGTAAAGCTTGATGAAGATACCAAGGCCAAGTGGGGAGCCGTACAAAGCCAGTACCAGCGCCGGGCCGACTTAATACCTAACCTGGTTGCAACTGTAAAAGGTGTTGCTAATTTTGAAAAAAGCACGCTGGTTGAAGTAACTGAAGCGCGCGCTAAAGCAACATCAATACAGGTTGACCCCGATAAACTGACGCCAGAAAACGTACAGAAATTTCAACAAGCACAAGGCCAGTTAAGTACTGCATTGGGCCGATTACTGGTTGCCTCAGAAAACTATCCTACCCTGCGTGCTAACGATAACTTTACTGCTTTACAAGGCCAGTTAGAAGGCACTGAAAACCGCATCAGCGTAGCCCGCATGGATTTTAACACATCGGTACAAGCTTACAACAGCAAGCTGCGTACTTTCCCAAATAACCTTACAGCTAAAATGTTTGGCTTTACGCCAAAAGGTTATTTTGAGGCCGAAGCCAACGCCCAAAGCGCGCCTAAGGTGCAGTTTTAA
- a CDS encoding RNA methyltransferase, translating to MANDINFPQSFISSLQQAPGFNEETFVHTHQEAKAPTSVRINPKKKLAFEHAQPVPWCTDAFYLDTRPSFTFDPLFHAGCYYVQEASSMFIDHILRHVYNTEDGAAKVLDLCAAPGGKSTVISSVISSADLLVSNEIIKTRVPVLTDNLNRWGASNVVVTNNDPKAFAKLKGFFDLIVVDAPCSGSGMFRKDPSAMDEWSADNVNLCQQRQERILADVYPALAEDGYLIYSTCSYSYEEDEAVLDWLCDEFELESVRIPVQAEWGIVESQSAGHKAWGYRFYPDKVKGEGLFAACLIKRENTGQLPVYRNKNQPKPNYKEIDLLKPYINQPSGQYFFKLNDDWLAIARPLRESMEILQQYLYIKKSGVRLGKLAGKELIPDHELALSLMINKDAFLQTELTHEQAIAYLRKDNMDNLGITGKGWSLMTYQGYALGWAKLLPNRINNYYPKEIRILTSEPRDKNQESR from the coding sequence ATGGCAAACGACATAAATTTTCCCCAAAGCTTTATCAGTTCCTTACAGCAGGCGCCTGGCTTTAATGAAGAAACTTTCGTGCATACACATCAGGAGGCTAAGGCTCCCACGTCAGTACGTATCAATCCCAAAAAGAAGCTTGCTTTTGAACACGCACAGCCCGTGCCCTGGTGCACAGATGCTTTTTACCTCGATACACGTCCGTCATTTACGTTCGATCCTTTGTTTCACGCCGGGTGCTATTATGTACAGGAGGCATCTTCCATGTTCATAGACCACATTTTACGACATGTATATAACACAGAAGACGGAGCTGCGAAAGTACTTGACCTTTGTGCGGCTCCTGGTGGCAAAAGCACAGTAATCAGTTCGGTTATCAGTAGCGCCGATTTGCTGGTTTCAAACGAAATTATCAAGACACGTGTACCTGTTTTGACAGACAATTTAAACCGCTGGGGAGCATCCAATGTAGTGGTTACTAACAATGACCCTAAAGCTTTTGCCAAACTCAAAGGCTTTTTTGACCTCATTGTTGTTGACGCACCATGTTCAGGTTCGGGCATGTTTCGCAAAGATCCCTCGGCAATGGACGAATGGTCGGCCGATAATGTTAACCTGTGCCAGCAACGCCAGGAGCGTATACTGGCCGACGTTTATCCGGCATTAGCTGAAGATGGATACTTAATTTATTCCACATGCTCGTACTCTTATGAAGAAGATGAAGCTGTGCTTGACTGGCTGTGTGATGAATTTGAATTAGAAAGCGTACGCATTCCCGTACAAGCAGAATGGGGAATTGTAGAAAGCCAATCGGCCGGGCATAAAGCCTGGGGGTATCGCTTTTATCCGGATAAGGTTAAAGGTGAGGGTTTATTTGCCGCCTGTTTAATAAAACGCGAGAATACCGGTCAGTTGCCGGTTTACCGTAATAAAAACCAACCCAAGCCTAATTATAAGGAGATTGATTTATTGAAACCCTATATTAATCAACCATCCGGTCAATACTTTTTTAAGCTGAATGATGATTGGCTGGCTATTGCAAGGCCACTTCGTGAAAGTATGGAGATACTACAGCAATACTTATATATAAAGAAATCTGGAGTACGTTTAGGTAAATTGGCAGGTAAGGAGCTTATCCCCGACCATGAGTTGGCGTTAAGCCTGATGATTAACAAAGACGCGTTCCTGCAAACCGAACTTACCCATGAGCAAGCTATAGCCTACCTGCGTAAAGACAATATGGATAATTTAGGAATAACCGGTAAAGGCTGGAGCCTGATGACTTATCAGGGTTATGCTTTAGGATGGGCAAAACTGTTACCTAATAGGATTAATAATTATTACCCAAAAGAGATAAGGATTTTAACTTCGGAGCCAAGAGATAAGAACCAGGAGTCCCGATAA
- a CDS encoding GH92 family glycosyl hydrolase translates to MLLLASCLATSAQNRITEKLVPYVKPIIGTQRMGHTYPGATVPFGMVQLSPETDSVGYELNGKYNPKVYEYCAGYQYDDKTITGFSHTHFSGTGHSDLGDFLIMPTVGAVKLNPGTADKPGSGYRSRFSHQNEVSEAGYYKVKLDDPNVLAEMTASTRVGFHQYTFPQSDQAHIVFDLTAGIYNYTDKNVWTYVHVVNDTLITGYRQTNGWAKNRILYFAMRFSKPFVSHGFRNESTRQVYRGFWGKFNQTRNFPEIAGQRIKAYFDFKTTTGEKVKIKMALSPVSMEGALANMQTEVPGWNFEQVKAAAQQQWESELHKIVIQSNSRATKENFYTAVYHTLINPTIYMDTDGQYKGIDQNVHKANGFTNYTTFSLWDTYRALHPLFNIIAPERNADMVKSMLAHYEQSPEHMLPVWSNSGNENWCMSGYHSVSVVADAIIKGNTAGIDVNKALEACVATARHRDYEGIGYYMDKGYIPDERNGNSVSSTQEYAYDDWCIAQLAKKLGKQDLYEEFSKRAQYYRNVYDKASGFMRPRLENGAFRAKFDPLTTIGQGFIEGNAWNYTLFAPHDPKGLIELMGGNKRVVPYLDSLFTMHLPDKFFEETEDITRDGIIGNYVHGNEPSHHVAYLYNYTNQPWKTQERVRMILPKMYKPTPDGLGGNDDTGQMSAWFIFTNLGFYPVSPGNDEYALGSPAINGATINLQNGKTFTVTVKNQSDKNVYVQKVLLNGKPLTGLSIKHADIMSGGELVFYMSSKHK, encoded by the coding sequence ATACTGCTCTTAGCAAGCTGCCTGGCTACCTCTGCTCAAAATAGAATTACCGAAAAACTGGTGCCTTATGTAAAGCCCATTATAGGCACCCAGCGTATGGGGCACACTTATCCGGGAGCTACCGTGCCTTTTGGTATGGTGCAGTTAAGTCCCGAGACCGATAGTGTAGGCTATGAGCTGAATGGTAAATACAACCCTAAAGTTTATGAGTATTGTGCCGGCTATCAGTATGACGATAAAACCATAACCGGCTTTAGCCACACGCATTTCAGCGGTACCGGCCACTCTGATTTGGGCGATTTTTTAATAATGCCAACCGTAGGTGCTGTAAAATTAAACCCGGGTACAGCCGATAAACCCGGCAGTGGCTACCGTTCGCGTTTTTCGCACCAGAATGAGGTGAGCGAGGCGGGCTATTACAAGGTAAAGCTGGACGACCCCAATGTGTTAGCCGAGATGACTGCCAGTACACGTGTAGGCTTTCATCAGTATACCTTTCCGCAATCAGACCAGGCGCACATTGTATTTGACTTAACTGCGGGCATTTACAATTACACTGATAAAAACGTATGGACCTATGTACATGTGGTAAACGATACGCTGATAACCGGCTATCGCCAAACTAACGGTTGGGCCAAAAACCGGATATTGTATTTTGCTATGCGTTTCTCCAAGCCTTTTGTATCGCACGGGTTCCGTAACGAATCTACCCGGCAGGTTTATCGTGGCTTTTGGGGTAAATTTAACCAAACGCGTAACTTTCCGGAGATTGCCGGTCAGCGTATAAAGGCTTACTTCGATTTTAAAACTACCACCGGCGAGAAGGTGAAAATTAAAATGGCACTATCGCCGGTTAGTATGGAAGGCGCCTTGGCCAACATGCAGACTGAAGTACCTGGCTGGAATTTTGAACAGGTAAAAGCTGCCGCCCAGCAGCAGTGGGAAAGCGAGCTGCATAAAATTGTAATACAAAGCAACAGCCGCGCCACTAAAGAAAACTTTTATACAGCAGTGTACCACACCTTGATTAATCCGACCATTTATATGGATACTGACGGGCAGTACAAAGGGATTGACCAAAACGTGCACAAGGCCAACGGCTTTACTAACTATACCACCTTCTCGTTATGGGACACCTACCGGGCCCTGCATCCACTGTTTAATATTATAGCGCCCGAGCGTAATGCCGATATGGTAAAATCAATGCTGGCACATTATGAGCAAAGCCCCGAGCACATGCTGCCGGTATGGTCAAACTCCGGTAACGAGAATTGGTGCATGTCGGGCTATCACAGTGTATCGGTTGTGGCCGATGCTATTATTAAAGGTAACACCGCTGGTATTGATGTAAATAAAGCCTTGGAAGCTTGTGTTGCTACCGCCCGTCACCGCGATTACGAAGGCATTGGTTATTATATGGATAAAGGATATATACCTGATGAACGCAATGGTAACTCGGTATCCAGCACGCAGGAGTATGCTTACGACGATTGGTGTATAGCTCAATTAGCCAAAAAGTTAGGTAAACAGGATCTATACGAAGAGTTTAGCAAACGCGCCCAATACTACCGCAACGTTTACGACAAGGCATCGGGCTTTATGCGCCCGCGCTTGGAGAACGGCGCTTTCCGTGCGAAGTTTGACCCGCTGACTACCATTGGACAGGGCTTTATTGAAGGTAACGCCTGGAACTATACCCTGTTTGCACCGCATGATCCTAAAGGACTGATTGAATTGATGGGCGGCAATAAGCGCGTAGTGCCCTATTTGGACTCGCTATTTACCATGCACCTGCCCGATAAGTTTTTTGAAGAAACTGAAGACATAACCCGCGACGGCATTATTGGCAACTATGTGCACGGCAACGAGCCCTCGCATCATGTGGCCTACTTGTACAACTATACCAACCAGCCCTGGAAAACCCAGGAGCGCGTACGCATGATACTGCCTAAAATGTACAAACCCACCCCCGACGGCCTTGGCGGCAACGATGATACCGGCCAAATGAGCGCCTGGTTTATCTTTACCAACCTGGGTTTTTACCCTGTATCGCCGGGTAATGATGAGTATGCCTTAGGCAGTCCAGCAATCAATGGTGCTACCATCAACCTGCAAAACGGCAAAACGTTTACAGTGACGGTTAAGAACCAAAGTGATAAAAATGTATACGTACAAAAGGTGCTGCTGAACGGTAAACCACTAACTGGTTTGTCTATTAAGCATGCGGATATTATGAGTGGGGGAGAGCTGGTGTTTTACATGAGTAGCAAGCACAAGTAG
- a CDS encoding FAD-dependent oxidoreductase produces the protein MMKEIEMVCLPEEHQNEEALKAIAAQNLKLSPKRIQGIKIRKRSIDARGRKVVYRMQVQVFLDEAAPPTSFHIDYPDVKDKKPVIIVGAGPAGIFAGLQCILAGVKPIIIERGKDVKQRRRDLANINKQGLVNPESNYCFGEGGAGTYSDGKLYTRSTKRGDVNQVLQMFVAHGATEDILVDARPHIGTNKLPHIITAMRETILNAGGEIHFDTRVTALNVQFGKITGVQTADGNAVKADAVILATGHSARDVFEMLHRQNILIEAKPFALGVRIEHPQEIIDKAQYHCDIRGEYLPPSYYSLVEQVEDRGVFSFCMCPGGIIAPCSTEPGEIVVNGWSPSKRNNPFANSGTVVQINLEDVAGDNTDPFKLLRFQQQVEQIAFAAGGGNLVAPGQRMVDFVEGRLSADIPQNSYLPGVASADLKTVLPGWIHRRLQKALPAFGKKMKGYYTNEALLVGVESRTSSPIKIPRDRETMQHPQVQGLYPCGEGAGYAGGIISAAIDGMNCALAAVKQLA, from the coding sequence ATGATGAAAGAGATTGAAATGGTGTGCCTGCCCGAGGAACACCAGAATGAAGAAGCTTTAAAAGCAATAGCTGCCCAAAACCTCAAGTTATCACCTAAACGTATTCAGGGAATAAAAATTCGCAAACGCTCTATCGATGCCCGCGGCCGTAAAGTGGTATACCGCATGCAGGTACAGGTGTTTTTAGATGAAGCGGCTCCGCCTACCAGTTTTCATATCGATTACCCGGATGTGAAGGATAAAAAGCCGGTTATTATAGTAGGCGCTGGTCCGGCAGGAATATTTGCCGGTTTACAGTGTATACTGGCCGGTGTTAAGCCTATTATTATAGAACGTGGCAAGGATGTAAAGCAACGCCGCCGCGATTTGGCCAACATTAACAAGCAGGGACTGGTTAACCCCGAATCTAACTATTGTTTTGGTGAGGGTGGAGCCGGTACATATTCAGACGGTAAGCTGTACACCCGATCTACCAAGCGGGGTGATGTGAACCAAGTGCTGCAAATGTTTGTGGCACATGGCGCTACTGAAGATATTTTGGTGGATGCGCGCCCACACATCGGCACCAACAAGCTGCCGCACATTATCACCGCCATGCGCGAAACTATTTTAAATGCAGGCGGCGAAATACATTTTGATACCAGAGTGACCGCGCTTAATGTGCAGTTTGGTAAAATAACCGGTGTACAAACGGCAGATGGTAATGCCGTTAAAGCTGATGCGGTGATACTGGCAACCGGGCACTCTGCCCGCGATGTGTTTGAAATGCTGCATCGCCAAAATATATTAATAGAGGCCAAGCCCTTTGCATTGGGCGTACGCATTGAGCATCCGCAGGAAATTATTGACAAAGCCCAGTACCATTGCGACATACGCGGCGAGTACTTACCCCCATCTTATTACAGTTTGGTTGAGCAGGTAGAAGACCGCGGGGTATTTTCTTTTTGTATGTGCCCGGGCGGCATTATTGCGCCATGTTCAACCGAGCCCGGCGAAATTGTGGTGAACGGTTGGAGCCCGTCTAAACGCAATAATCCTTTTGCCAATTCGGGTACTGTTGTACAAATTAACCTGGAGGATGTGGCCGGTGATAATACAGATCCTTTTAAGCTGTTACGTTTTCAGCAGCAGGTTGAGCAAATTGCCTTTGCTGCCGGTGGGGGTAACCTGGTTGCCCCGGGCCAGCGTATGGTCGATTTTGTGGAAGGACGTCTGTCTGCCGATATTCCTCAAAATTCCTATTTGCCCGGTGTTGCCAGTGCCGATTTAAAAACGGTGCTGCCAGGCTGGATACATCGCCGCTTGCAAAAAGCCTTACCCGCCTTTGGCAAAAAGATGAAAGGGTATTATACAAATGAGGCGCTGCTGGTTGGTGTAGAATCGCGCACTTCATCCCCCATAAAAATTCCGCGCGACAGGGAAACCATGCAACATCCGCAAGTACAAGGATTGTACCCTTGTGGCGAGGGGGCCGGTTATGCCGGTGGCATCATATCGGCTGCTATTGACGGTATGAACTGTGCCCTTGCAGCGGTAAAGCAGTTGGCATAG
- a CDS encoding RNA polymerase sigma factor produces MITEQSLNRIWEGCLKQERKQQELLYKVLAPRMLAACVRYAKDRDEAEDIMQEGFIKVFGSMHKYRGEGSLEGWIRRIMVHTAISRYRKLKPLVLTDELPEGVTVNMSYSESGLEAKELLTMIGQLPDNYRNVFNLYAIEGYSHQEIGETLGISELVSRTTLHRARGVLKDKLSRLKIREQYCLAS; encoded by the coding sequence ATGATCACTGAACAAAGCTTGAACCGGATATGGGAAGGATGCCTGAAACAAGAGCGCAAACAGCAGGAACTATTATATAAAGTATTAGCTCCTCGTATGTTAGCAGCTTGTGTACGTTACGCAAAAGACCGCGACGAGGCCGAGGATATAATGCAAGAAGGTTTCATTAAAGTGTTTGGTTCGATGCACAAGTACCGTGGCGAGGGTAGTTTGGAGGGATGGATTAGACGCATTATGGTGCACACCGCCATATCACGTTACCGCAAACTAAAACCATTGGTACTGACCGACGAATTGCCCGAAGGCGTTACCGTAAATATGAGCTATAGTGAAAGCGGGTTGGAGGCTAAGGAACTGCTAACCATGATTGGCCAGTTGCCCGACAACTACCGTAACGTGTTTAACCTTTATGCCATCGAAGGCTACTCGCACCAGGAAATTGGCGAAACCTTGGGCATCAGCGAGCTGGTATCGCGCACCACCCTGCATCGTGCCCGCGGCGTACTGAAAGACAAACTAAGCCGCCTGAAAATACGCGAACAGTACTGCTTGGCGAGTTAA
- a CDS encoding NUDIX hydrolase — MPDLKWQVLSSEYIHKGPWATLRTDQCQMPDGRIVPSYYVLEYPDWANAVAVTDDNKIILVRQYRHAAGVVSLEIPGGVIETGEAPVDGMKRELLEETGYEFNDLELLCKLHANPSTANNITHCYLARGGKKTQGQHLDELEQIIVEEYTIDEVKQLLSENKITQALHCSTLFYALMKLGAL, encoded by the coding sequence ATGCCTGATTTGAAGTGGCAAGTACTATCATCCGAATATATACATAAAGGGCCATGGGCTACCCTGCGTACCGATCAATGCCAGATGCCCGATGGACGGATTGTACCTTCTTACTACGTACTCGAATACCCCGACTGGGCCAATGCAGTAGCCGTTACCGATGATAATAAAATTATTTTGGTACGGCAATATCGCCATGCAGCGGGCGTGGTATCGTTGGAAATTCCAGGCGGAGTAATTGAAACGGGCGAAGCGCCCGTTGATGGCATGAAACGCGAACTGCTGGAGGAAACCGGTTATGAATTTAACGACCTTGAATTGCTCTGTAAATTGCATGCCAATCCATCAACTGCTAATAACATTACGCACTGCTACCTGGCACGTGGCGGCAAGAAAACGCAAGGCCAGCATTTGGATGAGCTAGAACAAATAATAGTAGAGGAATATACTATTGATGAAGTTAAGCAGTTACTATCCGAAAATAAAATAACCCAGGCACTTCATTGTAGTACATTGTTTTATGCCTTGATGAAGCTTGGTGCTTTATGA
- a CDS encoding sigma-70 family RNA polymerase sigma factor — translation MPNDKTTSTLQAIKSYGKGLLSFIRRRVKNDADAEDILQDVWYQLSAVVNTAPIEQTGAWLYRVARNKITDKYRKHTEWLLDDLLFDNGDDDDDTVDFSGLLLNETATPETEFIRNLFWEELFAALNELPIEQKQVFVWQELEGRSFDDIAQQTGVNVQTLVSRKRYAILHLRKRLKQLYNDINNY, via the coding sequence ATGCCTAACGATAAAACCACCTCAACCCTGCAAGCTATAAAAAGCTACGGTAAGGGGTTGTTGTCTTTTATCCGCAGGCGTGTAAAGAACGATGCTGACGCCGAAGACATACTGCAGGATGTTTGGTACCAGTTGAGCGCTGTAGTAAACACAGCACCTATTGAGCAAACCGGTGCGTGGCTTTATCGGGTAGCCCGAAATAAGATTACAGATAAATATCGTAAACACACCGAGTGGCTGCTTGATGATTTACTATTTGATAATGGGGATGACGATGATGACACCGTAGACTTTAGCGGGCTACTGCTCAATGAAACGGCTACGCCCGAAACAGAATTTATACGGAACCTTTTTTGGGAGGAACTTTTTGCCGCATTAAATGAGTTACCAATTGAGCAAAAGCAGGTTTTTGTTTGGCAGGAACTCGAAGGCCGGAGCTTTGATGATATAGCACAGCAAACAGGTGTAAATGTACAAACGCTGGTATCTAGAAAACGTTATGCCATACTACACCTGCGTAAGCGGCTTAAACAATTGTATAATGACATTAATAACTATTAA
- a CDS encoding dihydrofolate reductase family protein: MRKVSFALNISLDGYCDHTLGEPSEELMEYFAAMMDDVDLLFYGRVMYQLMFPYWADVAKDRSGSAAEIRFAERLVAIDKVVVSRTLENVEGNTTIIRSNPAAELQKLKQQPGKTISVDTVSLLPELMAAGLIDEFHLVVHPIMAGSGRHLLPAGSLPQIFKLELVETKIFKNGCVALHYRKRDNLITGSDLNLTCKDVFTRSQSVREISKTYHQIFLKKN, from the coding sequence ATGAGGAAAGTATCATTTGCATTGAACATAAGTTTGGATGGCTATTGCGACCACACCTTAGGCGAACCAAGCGAAGAGTTGATGGAGTATTTTGCGGCAATGATGGATGACGTAGATCTGCTCTTTTATGGTCGCGTGATGTATCAGCTTATGTTTCCCTACTGGGCCGATGTGGCCAAAGACCGCTCCGGTTCTGCCGCCGAAATCCGCTTTGCAGAAAGGTTGGTGGCCATTGATAAGGTAGTCGTATCGCGGACACTGGAAAATGTGGAAGGCAACACCACCATCATCCGGAGCAACCCGGCAGCTGAATTACAGAAACTGAAACAGCAGCCCGGCAAAACCATTTCGGTTGACACAGTAAGCCTATTGCCAGAACTGATGGCAGCGGGCCTGATTGATGAGTTTCATTTAGTGGTGCACCCCATTATGGCGGGTAGTGGCCGGCATTTACTCCCTGCCGGCAGCCTCCCGCAAATCTTTAAGTTGGAGCTGGTAGAAACAAAGATTTTCAAAAACGGCTGCGTAGCACTTCATTACCGAAAAAGGGATAATCTAATAACTGGTAGTGATTTGAATCTTACTTGCAAGGACGTATTTACAAGAAGTCAGTCGGTACGGGAGATTAGTAAGACTTATCATCAGATTTTTTTAAAGAAGAACTAA
- a CDS encoding TPM domain-containing protein: protein MLKRYLFLLCIMLISLTGFAQQLPERSTTLVTDYTNTLSADEKQRLEDKLVAFNDSSSTQIAVVLMRSVGDYDIADYAVKLGRAWGIGQKDKNNGVLLLAALSDRKVTIQTGYGAEGAITDALTQQIIQNDLKPNFRQENYFAGLDAATDHLVQAIKGEYKAEPKAKKRRQGDGGGNAGIIIFIVIIILFFIFRSRGGGGGNQVIGRRGGASPFWWFLAGNMLGGGGRSSGGWGGFSGGGSSGGGGGFGGFGGGSFGGGGSSGSW from the coding sequence ATGCTTAAAAGATATTTGTTCCTGCTTTGCATAATGCTCATAAGCCTTACCGGCTTTGCGCAGCAATTGCCTGAGCGTTCAACTACGCTGGTTACCGATTACACCAACACACTTTCGGCCGATGAGAAGCAAAGGCTGGAAGATAAGCTGGTAGCTTTTAATGATTCCAGCTCCACTCAAATTGCGGTGGTGCTGATGCGCTCTGTTGGTGATTATGATATTGCCGATTATGCTGTAAAGCTGGGCAGGGCATGGGGCATTGGGCAAAAAGACAAAAACAACGGCGTTCTATTGCTGGCTGCCTTGAGTGACCGCAAGGTAACTATACAAACCGGCTATGGTGCAGAAGGTGCCATAACCGACGCACTTACCCAGCAAATCATACAAAATGACTTAAAGCCTAACTTCAGACAGGAAAACTATTTTGCTGGTTTGGATGCAGCTACAGATCATCTTGTACAAGCCATAAAAGGCGAGTATAAGGCAGAACCGAAAGCAAAAAAACGCAGGCAGGGTGATGGCGGTGGCAACGCTGGCATCATTATCTTTATTGTCATTATTATTCTCTTCTTCATCTTTAGGAGCCGTGGTGGCGGCGGTGGCAATCAAGTTATAGGCAGGCGTGGTGGCGCAAGCCCGTTCTGGTGGTTTTTAGCTGGCAATATGCTGGGTGGCGGTGGCCGAAGCAGTGGCGGCTGGGGCGGTTTCTCAGGCGGTGGCAGCTCCGGCGGAGGCGGCGGATTTGGCGGTTTTGGCGGCGGTAGTTTCGGCGGTGGGGGCAGCAGCGGCAGCTGGTAA
- a CDS encoding TPM domain-containing protein, protein MAFNEEEQQLIRQAIERAEKNTSGEIRVAVENTCSEDPLDRAATYFYKLDMDKTKLRNGVLIYLAAQDHKFAIIGDGGINRAVPDNFWDETKEAMLNCFKQGNLAQGVITGIDSAGRQLKQYFPFDETGDKNELSDDIAFMDGE, encoded by the coding sequence ATGGCATTTAACGAGGAAGAGCAACAGCTAATAAGGCAAGCTATTGAACGTGCTGAAAAAAACACATCAGGCGAAATACGGGTGGCAGTCGAAAACACTTGCTCAGAGGATCCATTAGACCGCGCAGCCACTTACTTTTACAAGCTGGACATGGATAAAACCAAGTTACGCAATGGCGTGCTTATTTATTTAGCTGCACAAGACCATAAGTTTGCCATTATAGGCGATGGTGGTATAAACCGGGCAGTACCCGATAATTTTTGGGATGAAACCAAGGAGGCTATGCTGAACTGTTTTAAACAAGGCAACTTGGCGCAGGGCGTCATTACCGGTATAGACAGCGCCGGCCGGCAGCTTAAACAATACTTTCCGTTTGATGAAACCGGCGATAAGAATGAGCTATCGGATGACATAGCTTTTATGGACGGCGAATAA